One region of Fragaria vesca subsp. vesca linkage group LG4, FraVesHawaii_1.0, whole genome shotgun sequence genomic DNA includes:
- the LOC101306323 gene encoding long-chain-alcohol oxidase FAO1-like produces MRKECHPLLRGGSKGGGEDGKVYRHRLSSGEMEALASVCEALLPPLPFGDPASYYEGKNEELSGTKAVQSFYQASGAQSGIPDEVADLLVKRAFTEAIILVRVVLWILSTRLGSLLLCGSLCLGDKWPFIHKFSCLPLEKRERVLQWWFRHWFLTPIRLAFLYIKILCVFTFFSRVDENAENPAWKAIGYEVEPAANPEKVPEERSLHKGIIETMYQTDTSLLDSLADKGLKVTHDSKNNLYKIKCDVVIVGSGCGGGVAAAVLASSGQKVIVLEKGNYFTASDYSSLEGPSQDQLYESGGILATFDGKVMLQAGSTVGGGSAVNWSACIRPPDSLLQEWAKDQKIAFFGGSEYVSAMNAVWERIGVTESCVEEGFQNQVLRKGCETLGLDVHFTPRNSSEKHYCGSCGYGCKKGEKKGTDTTWLVDAVDHGAVILSGCKAERFVLAKSYKSGSMRKKKCLGVVAKSLSNNITKRLQIEAKVTISACGALLTPPLMISSGLKNRHIGRNLHLHPVLMAWGYFPDSINSEFKGKSYKGGIITSVHEVVSEDSKPRAIIETPALGPGSFAALCPWESGLDMKKRMLRFSRTAHLITIIRDKGSGVIRTEGRASYELDVSDKENMKAGMRQALRILIAAGAVEVGTHRSDGLRLKCEGIDKEGLEEFLDKVSAEEGPQSLVEKWTPYSSAHQMGSCRMGINEKEGAVDQNGESWEAEGLFVCDGSVLPSAVGVNPMITIESTAYYLSKRLAESLRNQKSSNVGVDFFS; encoded by the exons ATGAGAAAGGAGTGTCATCCATTGTTGAGGGGAGGTAGCAAAGGAGGAGGTGAAGATGGAAAGGTATACAGACATAGGTTATCATCAGGTGAGATGGAGGCTTTGGCAAGCGTCTGCGAGGCTCTGTTACCTCCTTTGCCATTTGGGGATCCTGCTAGTTATTATGAAGGGAAGAATGAGGAGCTATCTGGAACTAAGGCTGTGCAGTCCTTCTACCAGGCTTCTGGAGCTCAATCTGGAATCCCAGATGAG GTTGCAGATTTATTGGTGAAGAGGGCTTTTACAGAAGCCATAATTCTGGTTAGAGTGGTTTTATGGATCCTAAGCACTAGGTTGGGCAGTCTACTGCTCTGTGGTTCTCTTTGCTTGGGTGACAAATGGCCCTTCATTCACAAGTTCTCATGTCTGCCGTTGGAGAAGAGAGAGAGAGTTCTGCAGTGGTGGTTCAGGCACTGGTTTCTCACCCCAATTAGGCTTGCTTTTCTTTACATCAAGATCCTTTGCGTCTTCACTTTCTTCTCCCGG GTTGATGAAAATGCTGAAAACCCAGCATGGAAAGCCATTGGATATGAAGTAGAACCGGCTGCGAACCCCGAAAAAGTCCCAGAAGAGAGGTCTCTTCACAAGGGAATCATAGAAACCATGTACCAAACTGACACTAGCCTTCTGGATTCTCTTGCTGACAAAGGCCTCAAAGTCACACATGACTCCAAGAACAACCTCTACAAGATCAAATGTGATGTTGTAATTGTTGGCTCTGGCTGTGGAGGAGGTGTTGCAGCTGCTGTCTTAGCAAGTTCAGGCCAGAAAGTCATTGTTCTTGAGAAAGGGAACTACTTCACCGCATCGGATTATTCCTCTCTGGAAGGACCATCACAGGATCAACTGTACGAATCAGGAGGCATTCTTGCAACTTTTGATGGTAAAGTAATGCTGCAGGCTGGATCAACAGTCGGTGGTGGCTCTGCTGTAAACTGGTCAGCCTGCATTAGACCACCAGATTCTTTGCTTCAAGAATGGGCCAAGGATCAAAAGATTGCCTTCTTCGGGGGATCCGAATACGTTTCTGCAATGAATGCTGTGTGGGAGAGAATCGGGGTTACAGAGAGTTGTGTAGAGGAGGGGTTCCAAAATCAAGTGCTACGAAAAGGATGTGAGACTTTAGGCCTTGATGTTCATTTTACCCCTCGCAATTCTTCTGAGAAGCATTATTGTGGATCCTGCGGTTATGGTTGTAAGAAAGGAGAGAAAAAGGGGACTGATACTACATGGCTGGTGGATGCAGTGGATCATGGTGCAGTGATCTTATCTGGTTGCAAAGCCGAGAGATTTGTATTGGCTAAAAGCTACAAGAGTGGAAGTATGAGGAAGAAGAAATGCTTGGGAGTAGTGGCAAAAAGTTTAAGTAACAACATAACAAAGAGATTGCAAATCGAGGCAAAAGTAACAATTTCAGCATGTGGAGCTCTTTTGACACCTCCCTTAATGATCTCTAGTGGACTAAAGAATCGGCACATTGGTCGAAATCTTCATCTCCACCCTGTCCTAATGGCTTGGGGATACTTCCCTGACTCGATTAATTCAGAATTCAAGGGTAAAAGCTATAAGGGTGGAATTATCACATCGGTCCATGAGGTCGTTTCAGAAGACTCTAAGCCAAGGGCCATCATAGAAACTCCTGCATTAGGGCCTGGATCATTTGCTGCTTTGTGCCCTTGGGAGTCTGGACTAGACATGAAGAAAAGGATGCTGAGATTTTCAAGAACTGCACATTTGATCACAATAATCCGGGATAAGGGTTCCGGGGTTATTAGGACAGAAGGAAGAGCTAGCTATGAGCTTGATGTATCAGACAAAGAGAACATGAAGGCTGGTATGAGGCAGGCGCTTAGGATTCTGATAGCAGCAGGAGCAGTTGAAGTTGGCACTCACCGCAGCGATGGACTGAGACTCAAATGTGAAGGGATTGATAAGGAGGGACTAGAGGAGTTTTTGGACAAAGTTTCTGCAGAAGAAGGGCCACAGTCATTAGTAGAGAAGTGGACACCCTATTCCTCAGCTCATCAAATGGGGAGCTGTAGAATGGGAATCAATGAAAAAGAAGGCGCGGTTGATCAGAATGGGGAGAGCTGGGAAGCCGAAGGCCTATTTGTTTGTGATGGTAGTGTGTTGCCTAGTGCTGTTGGTGTTAATCCGATGATCACCATTGAATCAACTGCATACTATCTGTCAAAGAGACTAGCCGAATCTCTGAGAAATCAAAAGTCTTCCAATGTTGGTGTTGATTTCTTTTCTTAA